The Magnetospirillum sp. XM-1 genomic interval GCTCTCGTCATCCTCTGGGCAGTTCTCGGCGGTCTCTGGAGGCGCATGTTCGGCGGCTGGACCGGCCTGCCCCGGTCCATCTGCTACGCGCTCATGGCCCCGCTGACACTGCCGATATGGCTTGCTCTTCCGTGGGGGGTATATTGGCCCTATAGCGTCATTGCGGGAATTGGCAGCACCGCCCTCTGCCTGCTGTTCTTCGTGGTCAGCCTGTATCCCGGCGGCAAGTTCACCGACGACCGAGACGTTCTGCTGAAATACGGCCCCTTCGGTATCGGCTATGTCCTGGCCCACCGCTTCTGGCGTGACGAGTGGAACAGGGGAAGCCGCCTTTGCTGGCGACCTTGATTAAGCCCATCTCCTTGAGGCGGCGTAGGCGTCTGTTGATGGCGCTGTCGTTGGTCAGGCCGGTTCCAGCCATCAATTCGGCGTTAGACGGGCATATGCTGTTGTTGGCCGCGCACTCAAGCAGGATCTCGTAGATCGCGGTGTCTTCGACAGGAAGCTTTTTCGGTGCTGCGCTCAATTGCCTTGACTCCCGGTATTGGCGTGTCGTGTCTATAGATAGACATGAAGCTGGTGGGGAGGGCTTCACAGAGGCTAACAGCTACATCTGCTAAGCCATTGAATCTAGCGCACGGTAATAATGTTGCGTAGGCTCATGTCGCATAATGTATATTATGACGACGAATGGGCTAGGTCAGGAAACCTCGATCACCAGCCCGTCATGGGCCGGAATCACGTGGGCCGGAACGGCGCGGCGCACCGCCTCGTAATCGAGACGCGACCCCATATGGGTGATGAAGGCGCGCTTCGGTCCAACGCGTTCGATCCACTCGACGGCCTTGGCGATATGGGCATGGGTCGGATGATCGTAATCCACCAGACAGCCGATGACCCAGCTCTCGACGCCTTTCAGCGCGGCAAACGAGGCTTCAGGCAGGCTGACCACGTCGGTGCTGTAGGCAAACGAGCCGAAACGCAGCCCCAGCGTGCGGCAATAACCGTGATCCTGGTCGAAGGGAATCACCTCGATCCCGCCGATGGTGAATGGCCCGTTGACCGCATGGGCTTCCAGCAGCGGCCGGTAGATGCAATCGTCCATCTTTTCCAACGGCGCGAAGGCATACGAAAAACGCTCCTGCGCCGTTCGCAGCGTGGCGACGTCGCCCCAGACCGGCAGCCATTTGCGGGTGACGCGGTTGATCTCGCGCAGATCGTCGATGCCGTGCAGATGGTCGGCGTGGTCATGGGTATAGATCAGCGCGTCGACGCTGCGCACGTTTGCGGCCAGCAGCTGTTGGCGCAAATCGGGCGAGGTGTCCACCAGAATACGGGTTTCTCCCTCCTCCACCAGGATGGAGGACCGCAGGCGGCGGTTGCGCGGATTGGCCGGATCGCAGGCCCCCCATCCCCCGGAGATGGTCGGCACGCCGGCGGCGCCGCCACAGCCCAGGATGGTGACCTTCATGGCCGCGCCACCTTGGTGAACAAGCGGTGGAAATTGTCGGTGGTGGCTGCCTCGATCTCGGCCATGGTCACGCCCTTGACCTCGGCCAGCTTGGCGGCGGTGTGGGCCACGTAGGCCGGTTCGTTGCGCTTGCCGCGATAGGGGATCGGCGCCAGATAGGGGGCGTCGGTCTCCACCAGCAAACGGTCCAGCGGCACGTCCGCCAGGGTGTCGCGCAAGATGTCGGCGGTCTTGAAGGTCATGATCCCCGACGCCGAGATGAAAAGGCCCAATTTGACAGCCTTTTCAGCGAAGTCGGGGCCGGAGCTGAAGCAATGGACCAGTCCGGTGAAGGGCCCCTTCTCCATCTCCTCGGCCAGGATCGCCCCGGTATCGTCGTCGGCGTCGCGGGTATGGACGATCACCGGCAAACCTGTGCGCCGCGCAGCCTCGATATGGATGCGGAACGAGTCCCGCTGCCGTTCACGCGGGCTTTTGTCGTAGTAGTAATCCAGGCCGGTCTCGCCCAGCGCCACCACCTTGGGATGCTGGGCCAGGCGCAGCAAGGTGTCGAGGTCGGCATAGGGCGCCACGCCCGCCTCGTGCGGGTGGATGCCGACGCTGGCCCAGACGTTGTCGAAGCGCTCGGCCACCCGGACCACCTGCTCGTACCGGGTGATGTGGGTGCCGATAGTCAGCAGCACCCCTACCCCGGCGGCGCTCGCGCGGCCGACCACGCCGTCGAGATCGTCGGCGAAGTCGGGGAAATCCAGATGGCAATGGCTGTCGACCAGCATGTCAGGCAGAAGCCTCTTCCACATGGCGCGGGAACACGCCCTGGGGCGCCGGCAGGGCGATCCCTTCCTTGAGGGCATGGCCGGGGCCGAAGAAGGCGAAGCTGCGCTCATCCTCGGACACGGCGAGCTGGTCGAGGATGCGCCCCGACGCCGCCGGCATGAACGGCTGGGTCAACAGGGCCACCGAGCGGATGGTCTCGGCCAACACCCACAGCACCGTGCCCATGCGGGCGGGATCGGTCTTCTTCAGCGCCCAGGGCGCCTGCTTGTCCACATAGCCATTGCCGGCGCGGATGACAACCCAGATGGCCTCGATGGCCTCGTGGTACATCTGGCGGTCGATGGCGTCCCGGACCTTGTCCAGCATGGCGTAAGCCGCGCCCAGCATGGCCTTGTCGTCGTCGGTGTCGGGAGTGTGGGCGGGCGTGACGCCGGCGCAATTCTTGCCGATCATGGACAGCGAGCGCTGGACCAGATTGCCGTAATCGTTGGCCAGCTCGCTGTTCATGCGTCCCATCATGGCGCGCTTGGAGAAATCGCCGTCATTGCCGAACGGCACCTCGCGCAGCAGGAAGTAGCGCACCTGGTCCAGGCCGTAGGTCGCGATCAGTTCCAAGGGATCGATGACGTTGCCCAGGGACTTGGAGATCTTCTGCCCCTCGTTGGTCCACCAGCCGTGGGCGAAGACGCGCCGGGGCGGAGCCAGGTCGGCGGCCATCAGGAAGGCCGGCCAGTAGACGGCGTGGAAGCGGACGATGTCCTTGCCCACCATGTGGATGACGCTGGGCCAATACTTGGCGAAATCGCCCGAGGTGTCGGGGTAGCCCAGCGCGGTGATGTAGTTGGTGAGAGCGTCCAGCCAGACATACATGATGTGGGAATCGTCGCCCGGCACCGGGACGCCCCACTTGAAGCTGGTGCGCGACACCGAAAGGTCCTGCAGCCCGCCCTTCACGAAGCTCATCACCTCGTTGCGCCGCGACTGGGGCGCCACGCAATCGGGGTTGTCCTCGTACCACTTGAGCAGGCGGTCCTGGAAGGCCGACAGGCGGAAGAAGTAGCTGGGCTCCTTCACCCATTCCACCGGCGCGCCGGTGGGCGCCAGCTTGGCCCCGCCCTCGCCCTTGACCAGTTCGTCCTCGGCGTAGAAGGCCTCGTCGCGCACCGAGTACCAGCCCTCGTAGGCGCCGAGATAGATGTCGCCCTTGGTCACCAGCTTGTCCCACAGGGCCTGGCAGGCGGCCTTGTGGCGTTCCTCGGTGGTGCGGATGAAATCGTCGTTGGTGCAGCCCAGAATCTTGGCCAGCTCGCGGAAATTGGCGGAATTCTGGTCGGCCAGGGCTTGGGGACTCATGCCGAAGGTCTCGGCCGACTTTTCCACCTTCTGGCCGTGTTCGTCGGTGCCGGTCAGGAACTTGACGTCGAAGCCGTCGAGGCGCTTGAAGCGCGCCAGCACGTCGCAGGCCAGCGTGGTGTAGGCGTGGCCGATATGGGGCTTGTCGTTGACGTAGTAGATCGGCGTGGTGACGTAGAAGGTCCCGGCCCCGGTCATGGGAGTGCTCCGCTAAATCAATGTGTTGCCAGCTATCGCGAACCCTGGCGGGCGAGGCGCTCGACCGCCATGAAGGCGCCGAGAACGGCCTGCTTGCGGTCGAGATGGACCGCTTCGGTGCGGGCGAACAGGGTGGTGATCTTTTCCCACACCTCCAGCCAATGTTCAAGGCTGGCCGCCGCCAGCAGGCGCTCCATCAGGGCGCCCTCGCCCGCCACCACCTCGGCCATGCCGGCGCCCCGGCGGCCGCCGGCGCGGATCAGGCGGGCCAGCCACCAGCCCAGCAATTCGGTGACGGTGCGGAACGACCCGTCGTTCTCGGGTCGCGCCACCTTGTCGCCAAAGGCGTGGAGCGCCGGCACGTCCAGGCGCGGCAGGCCGTGCAGCAGTTCCAGCAACTCACGGTAAAGGTCGAGGCCGCCTTCGTCGGCCAGAGCCAGGGCCTTGCCGATGCTGCCCTCGCCCAGCTTGGCCAGGGCGGCCACCTCGGTGGGGCCCAGTTCGGGCCGCTGGCGGGTCAGCAGGTCGGCCACCACCTCCTCGCCGAGCGGCTGGAGCATCAGGCGGCGGCAACGCGACCGGATGGTGGGCAGCAAGCGGCCGGGAGAGTGGGACACCAGCAACATCAAGGCGTTGCGCGGCGGCTCTTCCAGAACCTTGAGCACCGCGTTGGCGGCGTTACGGTTCATTTCGTCGGCGGAATCGATGATCACCACCCGCCAACCGCCCTCCGCCGGAGTCAGCGACATGAAGTGGCCGATGCCGCGCACGTCCTCGACCACGATCTCGGACCTGAGCTTGCTCTTCTTGTCGTCGGCCCAGCCGCGCTCCACAGATTCGAGGTCGGCGTGGCCCTGCGACGCGATGCGGCGGAACACCGGATGGTCGGGACGAATCTCCAGGTCGCCGGGCGCGTCGCCGAACAGCCCGCCGCCCTCGCCGCCGCCGGCCAGCACGAAGCGGGCGAAGCGATAGGCCAGCGTCGCCTTGCCGATGCCCTTGGGGCCGCACAGCAGCCAGGCATGGGCCAGCCGTCCCGAGTTCCAGGCGTCCAGCAGCGCCGTCTCGGCCGCCCCGTGGCCGAACAGATCGGAGGTTTCCCTGGGATGGGGAGAGTCGGTCATGGCACCGGCAGCCGCGCCCGCACCGTCGCCATGATGTCGCCGTGGACCTCGTCGGGTGAGTGGGTGGCGTCGATGACGGCGCAGCGCATGGGATTGGAAGCGGCGATGCCTAGGAATCCCTGGCGCAGGCGCTGGTGAAAGCCTAGGCCCATGCGCTCGTAGCGGTCCTCGGCCCCGCCCCGCGCGCCGGCCCGCTCCAGCCCCTTTTCCACCGGCAGATCAAGGACCAGGGTAAGGTCGGGGGCGAAATGGCCCACGGCGACGCGGTACAGGCTGGCGATGATCTCGGGATCGAGGCCGTGGCCGAAGCCCTGATAGGCCAGCGTCGAATCGGCGAAGCGGTCCGAGATGACCCAGGCGCCGCGCTCGAGCGCCGGCCACACCGTCTTGACCAGATGATCGCGCCGCGCCGCGAAATGGAGCAGCGCCTCGGTCACCCCGTCCCAGCGATTGGTGTCGCCTTCCACCAGCAGGGCGCGGATGGCCTCGGCGCCCGCCGAGCCGCCGGGTTCGCGGGTGGTGACCACCATCAGGCCCTCGTCGCGCAAGGATTCGGCCAGCAGCCGCACCTGGGTGGACTTGCCCGCCCCCTCTCCTCCTTCGAGGGTGATGAAGCGCCCGCGGGCGGTCTCCATGGCGCTTATCCCTTCTTGCCCCAGACGATGCGCTTGAAGGCGGTGGACATGCGGCCGGCAAAGCCCAGCTTTTCCACGTCGGCCCCGGCCACCATGGGCACCTCGACCGGAACCATGCCCGGGGCGGTGACCACCACCTTGCCCACTTCCTGCCCGGCCTTGATGGGGGCGGCGATGGGGCCGTTATAGACCGTGGTGACCTTCATCTCGGCGCGGTTGCGCCGCTGCATGGTGACCTCGACGCCGGACTTGATCAGCAGCGGCACGGTCTCCGCCTGGCCCAGCCAGACCTCGGCGTCGGGGATCACCTCCTCGCCGGCCTTGAACAGGGCGTAGGTCTCCCATTCGCGGAAGGCCCATTCGGTCAGGCGGCGCGATTCCTCGGCCCGCTCCTTCATGGAGGCCATGCCGTTCAGCACCATGATGATGCGGCGGTTGCCCCGCTTGATGGAAGCGGTCAGGCCGTAGCCGGCGGCCTCGGTATGGCCGGTCTTCAGGCCGTCGGCGCCGGGCGTGTTGTAGAGCAGCGGGTTGCGGTTGCCCTGCTTGATGCCGTTGAAGACGAATTCCATCTGGCTGAACAGCGGATAGTATTCGGGAAAGTCGCCGATCAGGTGGCGGGCCAGCACCGACAGGTCGCGGGCCGTCATCAGGTGGCCGGGCTCGGGCCAGCCGCTGGCGTTCTTGAAGGTGCTCTTGGTCAGGCCGATCTGCCGGGACTTGCGGGTTTCCTCCTCGGCGAAGGCTTCCTCCGAGCCGGAATAGGCCTCGGCCAGCACCGAACAGGCGTCGTTGCCCGACTGGATCACCACGCCCTTCAGCAATTCCTCGACACTGGCCGTGGAATTGACGGGCAGGAACATCAGCGAGCCTTCCGACTTGTAGTGCCGCTTCCAGGCGGTTTCGCTGACCGGCAGGCGGTCCGAGGGCTTCCACGCCCCGCTCTTCAGCTTGTCGAAGACCATGTAGACGGTCATCAGCTTGCTCATGGAGCTGGGCACCATCAGCTCGTCGGCGTTCTTCTCCATCAGCACCTGGCCGCTGGCGTAATCGACGACGATGGCCTGCTTGGCGGCGGTCTCGATGGCCTGGGACTGGGCCGGAAGCGACGAGGCGGCCGCCAGGGGAAGGGCGGCGACGGCCGCGGCCAGCGAACGGCGGAAGAAATCGAGCATCACATCGGCCTTTTCAATGTTAATCGACGATCACGCGGGCGTCCTGCGCCCCCGCGGCAACCACGGAATCGAGGATGCGG includes:
- a CDS encoding MBL fold metallo-hydrolase gives rise to the protein MKVTILGCGGAAGVPTISGGWGACDPANPRNRRLRSSILVEEGETRILVDTSPDLRQQLLAANVRSVDALIYTHDHADHLHGIDDLREINRVTRKWLPVWGDVATLRTAQERFSYAFAPLEKMDDCIYRPLLEAHAVNGPFTIGGIEVIPFDQDHGYCRTLGLRFGSFAYSTDVVSLPEASFAALKGVESWVIGCLVDYDHPTHAHIAKAVEWIERVGPKRAFITHMGSRLDYEAVRRAVPAHVIPAHDGLVIEVS
- a CDS encoding TatD family hydrolase, yielding MLVDSHCHLDFPDFADDLDGVVGRASAAGVGVLLTIGTHITRYEQVVRVAERFDNVWASVGIHPHEAGVAPYADLDTLLRLAQHPKVVALGETGLDYYYDKSPRERQRDSFRIHIEAARRTGLPVIVHTRDADDDTGAILAEEMEKGPFTGLVHCFSSGPDFAEKAVKLGLFISASGIMTFKTADILRDTLADVPLDRLLVETDAPYLAPIPYRGKRNEPAYVAHTAAKLAEVKGVTMAEIEAATTDNFHRLFTKVARP
- the metG gene encoding methionine--tRNA ligase, translating into MTGAGTFYVTTPIYYVNDKPHIGHAYTTLACDVLARFKRLDGFDVKFLTGTDEHGQKVEKSAETFGMSPQALADQNSANFRELAKILGCTNDDFIRTTEERHKAACQALWDKLVTKGDIYLGAYEGWYSVRDEAFYAEDELVKGEGGAKLAPTGAPVEWVKEPSYFFRLSAFQDRLLKWYEDNPDCVAPQSRRNEVMSFVKGGLQDLSVSRTSFKWGVPVPGDDSHIMYVWLDALTNYITALGYPDTSGDFAKYWPSVIHMVGKDIVRFHAVYWPAFLMAADLAPPRRVFAHGWWTNEGQKISKSLGNVIDPLELIATYGLDQVRYFLLREVPFGNDGDFSKRAMMGRMNSELANDYGNLVQRSLSMIGKNCAGVTPAHTPDTDDDKAMLGAAYAMLDKVRDAIDRQMYHEAIEAIWVVIRAGNGYVDKQAPWALKKTDPARMGTVLWVLAETIRSVALLTQPFMPAASGRILDQLAVSEDERSFAFFGPGHALKEGIALPAPQGVFPRHVEEASA
- a CDS encoding DNA polymerase III subunit delta': MTDSPHPRETSDLFGHGAAETALLDAWNSGRLAHAWLLCGPKGIGKATLAYRFARFVLAGGGEGGGLFGDAPGDLEIRPDHPVFRRIASQGHADLESVERGWADDKKSKLRSEIVVEDVRGIGHFMSLTPAEGGWRVVIIDSADEMNRNAANAVLKVLEEPPRNALMLLVSHSPGRLLPTIRSRCRRLMLQPLGEEVVADLLTRQRPELGPTEVAALAKLGEGSIGKALALADEGGLDLYRELLELLHGLPRLDVPALHAFGDKVARPENDGSFRTVTELLGWWLARLIRAGGRRGAGMAEVVAGEGALMERLLAAASLEHWLEVWEKITTLFARTEAVHLDRKQAVLGAFMAVERLARQGSR
- the tmk gene encoding dTMP kinase; the protein is METARGRFITLEGGEGAGKSTQVRLLAESLRDEGLMVVTTREPGGSAGAEAIRALLVEGDTNRWDGVTEALLHFAARRDHLVKTVWPALERGAWVISDRFADSTLAYQGFGHGLDPEIIASLYRVAVGHFAPDLTLVLDLPVEKGLERAGARGGAEDRYERMGLGFHQRLRQGFLGIAASNPMRCAVIDATHSPDEVHGDIMATVRARLPVP
- a CDS encoding D-alanyl-D-alanine carboxypeptidase family protein; its protein translation is MLDFFRRSLAAAVAALPLAAASSLPAQSQAIETAAKQAIVVDYASGQVLMEKNADELMVPSSMSKLMTVYMVFDKLKSGAWKPSDRLPVSETAWKRHYKSEGSLMFLPVNSTASVEELLKGVVIQSGNDACSVLAEAYSGSEEAFAEEETRKSRQIGLTKSTFKNASGWPEPGHLMTARDLSVLARHLIGDFPEYYPLFSQMEFVFNGIKQGNRNPLLYNTPGADGLKTGHTEAAGYGLTASIKRGNRRIIMVLNGMASMKERAEESRRLTEWAFREWETYALFKAGEEVIPDAEVWLGQAETVPLLIKSGVEVTMQRRNRAEMKVTTVYNGPIAAPIKAGQEVGKVVVTAPGMVPVEVPMVAGADVEKLGFAGRMSTAFKRIVWGKKG